Sequence from the Clostridium saccharobutylicum DSM 13864 genome:
TAATAAAACTTTATCTACATCATCACTTACTACAAGTAAACCATGTCTCTCAAGTAAACATGCATCGCTCTTACGAAGTGGTTCTATAACACTTTTAGCTAATTCAATAGTTTGAGCCTTTTCATAAGGTGCTACGTAAATGTATCCTCCATAATATCTAGCATCTGCAACAACTGGTGGAATTCCCTTATTAGCTACTGCAAATATAGTTGCATATAATGAATGAGTGTACATTATAGCTCTTACATCTTTTTTTTCTTTATATACTTCAAGATGCATTAAAATTTCACGGCTTGGCCTCATTTCGCT
This genomic interval carries:
- a CDS encoding class II aldolase/adducin family protein, encoding MLENLRIKLVKIAKEAEKYGLCKEKTGSFSIKDKTTGYVLITPSQVNRSQLRPENICIVDSNGSPIEIQSEMRPSREILMHLEVYKEKKDVRAIMYTHSLYATIFAVANKGIPPVVADARYYGGYIYVAPYEKAQTIELAKSVIEPLRKSDACLLERHGLLVVSDDVDKVLLKARYVEDVAEIYYKALLLNKFKEPNRLDKDELK